AGCCGGAGGGCATATAAATTTTGTAGGTGCTTTAGTAGCAGGTGTGATTGGGGGAACTATTGCACAATTATTTTTATATTGGCTAGGTTATTTTGGTGGTCGACCAATCATTGAAAAATATGGTAAATATATTCTAATTAATAAGCACCATCTTGATTTGGCTGAAAAATGGTTTTCAAAATATGGCGTAGGAGTAGTATTTACGGCTCGCTTTATTCCAGTTGTTAGACATGCTATTTCAATTCCAGCGGGATTAGCAAAGATGCCAATAAGTAAATTTACACTTTATACAGTTCTTGCAATCATTCCTTGGTCTATACTATTTATCAAAATAGGTGAAAAATTAGGTAAAAACTGGGAAACTGCTAAATCTGTTTTAGCTCCATATACCCCAATGCTAATCATTATAGCGATCACTCTATTTGTTGTATATTTTTTAATAAAAAAATTAGTGGCAAAAGGCAGAAAATAAAATAAATATGATTTGTTTTACATTATATTACATATAATATGATAAATTTCAAATTGGAAGGATGAATTTTATGAATTCTATGTCGTATGATGCATTAAAATCTGATTTATCAAATACGCTATCAAATGTTCAAAATCAATTGAATACGGAAGATTATACATTACATACAAAAGAGCAATTACAAAGTCAGTTAGAAGTTTATCAATACATTGATGAATTAAGTGATATGTATTATTTTTATAAAAGCGGATACTAAAAAATAGGTCACTATAAGTGGCCTTTTTCTTTATTTGTGAATAGTATAAATGCTCACTAAAATAGCTGCAAAAAGCGTTTGATTATTAGAAAATGGACTTTCTTTTTAATAAAGGTTGAAACATATAAAAATGTTTCGTATGCTATTATTGTGTAGTTTTTGTTTTAGAATTAGAGGTGAATTAAGATGCTAAATTTTTATCTTTCAGATGCACAAGGGAAACTAAATCAAGTCGATGTTATTGAGAAAGGTTGTTGGATCAATGCGATCAATCCAACAGAACAAGAAATTCAATATCTAGTTCAAAAATTAGACTTAGATTTAGATTTTATTAAAGACCCACTTGATGATGAAGAACGTTCAAGGATAGAGGTTGAAGGGGAACACACTCTAATTATTGTTGATATTCCAATTGTAGCTCATGATGATAATGGGCACACAATTTTTGATACAATACCAATCGGGATGATTATTTCATCCAGCACTTTTGTCACAATCTGTTTAAGTGAAAATCCAATCTTTGAACGATTTATTTACCAAAAAGTAAAAGGCTTCTTTACGTTTAAAAAGACTAGATTTGCACTTCAACTATTGCATACGACATCATCATATTATTTACGTTATCTTAAACAAATTAATCGTAAAACAAATGAAATTGAAGCTGAATTACATCAATCCACGAGAAATCAAGAGTTATTTACAATGCTGAACCTTGAAAAAAGTCTTGTTTATTTTACTACTTCACTTAAATCGAATAAAATCGTCATGCAAAAAATCCTTAAAGGGAATATATTAAAAATGTATGAAGATGATGAAGATTTATTAGAAGATGTAATTATCGAAAATAAACAGGCAATAGAGATGGCAGAAGTTTATAGTAATATCTTAAGTGGTATGATGAATACATTTGCTTCAGTTATCTCAAATAATTTAAATATTGTAATGAAATTTTTAACTTCTATTACAATTATTTTATCAATCCCAACAATGGTTTCTAGTTTTTATGGGATGAACGTTGATAATATTCCATTAGCAAAAATACCACATGCGTTTTCAATGGTAATTGGTATATCTGCAATATTATCAACAACTATTGCACTAATATTTTGGAAAAAAAGGTACTTTTAACTCACAAAGCCGCCGGTCATTCGGAGGTTTTGTGAGTTTTCATTTTTAAAAAGTACATGGGAGAGAGATTATGAGTACGAATTTTTACCATTCGTTTTTACAAATGAATACGATCTTTATTTCGATTGTAGTAGAAGCATTGCCATTTATATTAATTGGTGTTTTTATATCGGG
This genomic interval from Gottfriedia acidiceleris contains the following:
- a CDS encoding DedA family protein, whose translation is MLLTNIIHQILEFFASLGYLGVALGLMIEVIPSEIVLAYAGYLVAGGHINFVGALVAGVIGGTIAQLFLYWLGYFGGRPIIEKYGKYILINKHHLDLAEKWFSKYGVGVVFTARFIPVVRHAISIPAGLAKMPISKFTLYTVLAIIPWSILFIKIGEKLGKNWETAKSVLAPYTPMLIIIAITLFVVYFLIKKLVAKGRK
- a CDS encoding magnesium transporter CorA family protein, with the translated sequence MLNFYLSDAQGKLNQVDVIEKGCWINAINPTEQEIQYLVQKLDLDLDFIKDPLDDEERSRIEVEGEHTLIIVDIPIVAHDDNGHTIFDTIPIGMIISSSTFVTICLSENPIFERFIYQKVKGFFTFKKTRFALQLLHTTSSYYLRYLKQINRKTNEIEAELHQSTRNQELFTMLNLEKSLVYFTTSLKSNKIVMQKILKGNILKMYEDDEDLLEDVIIENKQAIEMAEVYSNILSGMMNTFASVISNNLNIVMKFLTSITIILSIPTMVSSFYGMNVDNIPLAKIPHAFSMVIGISAILSTTIALIFWKKRYF